One Coleofasciculus sp. FACHB-T130 genomic window carries:
- a CDS encoding HAMP domain-containing protein, producing the protein MPTAPATPDTDNLDAKQLLRTLVAVKKGDFSVRMPIDQTGMAGKIADTLNDIIEMNQRMATELERISTVVGKEGKIAQRASIGTAGGSWSASVDSVNTLITDLVQPTAETARVIRAVANGDLSQRIAPEIEGRALQGEFLQTAQVVNTMVDQLSSFASEVTRVAREVGTEGKLGVQAEVKGVAGTWKDLTDNVNLMAGNLTAQVRNIAEVTTAVANGDLSKKITVDVKGEILELKNTVNVMVDQLNSFASEVTRVAREVGTEGKLGGQAEVRGVAGTWKDLTDSVNLMAGNLTAQVRNIAEVTTAVANGDLSKKITVDVKGEILDLKDTINVMVDQLNSFASEVTRVAREVGADGKLGGQAEVKGVAGTWKDLTDSVNFMAGSLTSQVRNIAEVTTAVANGDLSKKITVDVRGEILELKNTVNTMVDQLNSFASEVTRVAREVGTEGKLGVQAEVGGVAGTWKDLTDSVNLMAGNLTAQVRNIAEVTTAVANGDLSKKITVDVKGEIFELKNTVNIMVDQLSSFASEVTRVAREVGADGKLGGQAEVRGVAGTWKDLTDSVNFMAGSLTAQVRNIAEVTTAVANGDLSKKITVDVKGEILELKNTVNTMVDQLNSFASEVTRVAREVGTEGKLGVQAEVRGVAGTWKDLTDSVNSMAGNLTAQVRNIAEVTTAVANGDLSKKITVDVKGEILELKKTINTMVDQLSSFASEVTRVAREVGSEGKLGVQAEVRGVAGTWKDLTDSVNSMAGNLTEQVRNIAEVATAIANGDLSKKITVQVKGEILELKNTINIMVDQLSSFASEVTRVAREVGSEGKLGVQADVRGVAGTWKDLTDSVNFMAGSLTAQVRNIAAVTTAVANGDLSKKITVDVKGEILELKNTVNTMVDQLNSFASEVTRVAREVGTEGKLGVQAEVRGVAGTWKDLTDSVNFMAGSLTAQVRNIAEVTTAVANGDLSKKITVDVKGEILELKNTINTMVDQLNSFASEVTRVAREVGTEGKLGVQAYVRGVAGTWKDLTDNVNLMAGNLTAQVRNIAEVTKAVANGDLSKKITVDVKGEILDLKDTINVMVDQLSSFASEVTRVAREVGTEGKLGGQAEVRGVAGTWKDLTDNVNSMAGNLTAQVRGIAKVVTAVANGDLKRKLMLEAKGEIETLADTINEMIDTLATFADQVTTVAREVGIEGKLGGQAKVPGAAGTWRALTDNVNELAANLTTQVRAIAEVAIAVTRGDLTRSISVAAQGEVAILKDNINQMIANLRETTQKNTEQDWLKTNLAKFTRMLQGQRDLETVSKLILSELAPLVSAQHGVFYLMESGEQHQAFLKLLSTYAYRERKHLANHFHLGEGLVGQCALEKERILLSEVPDNYIKISSGLGESTPLNVVVLPVLFEGQVTAVIELASFRRFSEIHLTFFDQLTESIAIVLNTIAASMRTEELLKQSTALAEELQTQQKELTETNKRLEQQAKSLQASEELLKNQQEQLQQTNEELEERSRLLAMQNREVERKNREIEQARQSVEEKAEQLALTSKYKSEFLANMSHELRTPLNSLLILARLLSDNPEGNLTPKQVEYTRTIHSAGTDLLGLINDILDLAKIESGTMSVDIDQMLFTDLRSQMERTFQQVAHDKGLAFTVESDERLPKGMYTDSKRLQQVLKNLLSNAFKFTDQGAVRLRVELATGGWSSEQGSLNRAQTVIAFAVSDTGIGIAPDKQRIIFEAFQQADGTTSRKYGGTGLGLSISREIARLLGGEIRLVSSPGQGSTFTLYLPQAYQDGAAGISPEVRSILPGARSPVAPSTLAPSIPQTLDVRPAIPSATLPATPPATPPATPPANRNDGVRSSSLGEASVAASPYPRSAHMADISDDRDDIQAGDRVLLIVEDDINFARILLDMARQQGFKGLVALRSDTALAMVREYQPDAITLDIRLPVMDGWTVLDRLKHDPGTRHIPVHIISVEEVQQRSLQQGAIAYLQKPVSSEALAQALSDIKGFVERPVKNLLVVEDDETQRHSIVELIGNSDVQTTAVGTGTEALEELRTGHYDCLVLDLGLPDMTGFELMEQIKQEPSLTTLPIIVYTGRELTKQQETELKRIAETIIIKDVRSPERLLDETALFLHRVQANLPRPKQQILEQLHQTDPVLTGKKVLIVDDDVRNIFALTSMLELHQMEVLYAENGRDGIAKLQERPDIDIVLMDVMMPEMDGYETMQAIRQLDSFATLPMIALTAKAMKGDREKCIEAGASDYITKPVDTEQLLSLLRVWLYR; encoded by the coding sequence ATGCCCACTGCACCGGCAACCCCCGATACCGATAATCTCGATGCTAAACAGCTCCTGAGAACGCTCGTAGCTGTTAAAAAAGGTGACTTTTCTGTCCGGATGCCGATTGACCAGACTGGCATGGCGGGGAAAATTGCCGATACGCTCAACGACATCATTGAGATGAATCAGAGGATGGCGACTGAGCTAGAACGGATTAGCACGGTTGTTGGGAAAGAAGGAAAAATCGCCCAGCGTGCTTCGATTGGAACGGCAGGGGGTTCCTGGTCAGCAAGCGTAGATTCTGTCAATACGCTAATTACAGATTTAGTTCAACCGACCGCTGAAACTGCTCGCGTGATCCGGGCAGTTGCCAATGGCGACCTATCTCAGAGAATCGCACCGGAGATTGAAGGTAGAGCCTTGCAAGGGGAATTCCTCCAAACCGCACAGGTCGTCAACACGATGGTGGATCAGCTTTCCTCCTTTGCCTCAGAAGTCACGCGGGTTGCCCGTGAAGTAGGCACGGAAGGCAAGCTGGGCGTGCAAGCAGAAGTGAAGGGCGTCGCAGGCACCTGGAAAGATTTGACCGATAACGTCAACTTGATGGCAGGAAATTTGACTGCCCAAGTCCGGAACATCGCTGAAGTCACCACAGCAGTTGCCAATGGCGACCTTTCTAAGAAAATCACCGTCGATGTCAAAGGCGAGATTTTAGAGCTGAAAAACACCGTCAACGTCATGGTGGATCAGCTGAACTCCTTTGCCTCAGAAGTCACGCGGGTAGCCCGCGAAGTGGGTACGGAAGGTAAACTGGGCGGTCAAGCAGAAGTTCGTGGGGTTGCCGGAACCTGGAAGGATCTCACCGATTCGGTGAACTTGATGGCAGGAAACTTGACAGCGCAGGTACGGAACATTGCAGAAGTAACAACGGCAGTAGCAAATGGCGATCTTTCTAAGAAAATCACGGTTGATGTCAAAGGCGAAATTTTAGATTTGAAGGACACCATCAACGTGATGGTGGATCAGCTGAACTCGTTTGCCTCGGAAGTCACGCGGGTTGCCCGCGAAGTGGGTGCAGATGGGAAGTTAGGCGGTCAGGCAGAAGTGAAGGGAGTTGCCGGAACTTGGAAGGATCTCACCGATTCGGTGAACTTCATGGCGGGAAGTTTAACCTCCCAGGTGCGGAATATTGCAGAAGTGACGACGGCGGTGGCAAATGGCGACTTGTCGAAGAAAATTACCGTCGATGTGCGCGGGGAAATTTTAGAACTAAAAAACACCGTCAACACGATGGTGGATCAGTTGAACTCCTTCGCCTCGGAAGTGACGCGGGTGGCGCGTGAGGTGGGTACGGAAGGGAAACTAGGCGTACAAGCAGAAGTCGGTGGAGTTGCCGGAACTTGGAAGGATCTCACCGATTCGGTGAACTTGATGGCGGGGAATCTAACCGCGCAGGTGCGGAACATCGCGGAAGTGACGACGGCGGTAGCAAATGGCGACTTGTCGAAGAAAATCACTGTCGATGTCAAAGGGGAAATTTTCGAGCTGAAAAACACCGTCAATATCATGGTGGATCAGCTTTCCTCCTTCGCCTCGGAAGTCACGCGGGTGGCGCGGGAGGTCGGCGCAGATGGGAAGCTGGGGGGTCAGGCGGAGGTACGAGGAGTCGCCGGAACCTGGAAGGATCTCACCGATTCGGTGAACTTTATGGCAGGTTCTTTGACCGCACAGGTGCGGAACATCGCGGAAGTGACGACGGCAGTGGCGAATGGCGACTTATCCAAGAAAATTACCGTCGATGTCAAAGGCGAAATTTTAGAACTCAAAAACACCGTCAACACGATGGTGGATCAGCTTAACTCCTTCGCCTCAGAAGTAACGCGGGTGGCGCGTGAGGTGGGTACGGAAGGGAAATTGGGCGTACAAGCAGAAGTTCGCGGCGTTGCCGGAACCTGGAAGGATCTCACCGATTCGGTGAACTCGATGGCGGGGAATCTAACCGCACAGGTGCGGAACATCGCGGAAGTGACGACGGCGGTAGCGAACGGCGACCTTTCTAAGAAAATCACGGTTGATGTCAAAGGCGAAATTTTAGAGCTGAAAAAGACGATCAACACGATGGTGGATCAGCTTTCGTCCTTCGCCTCAGAAGTAACGCGGGTGGCGCGTGAGGTGGGTTCGGAAGGGAAATTAGGCGTACAAGCAGAAGTGCGAGGCGTCGCCGGAACGTGGAAGGATCTCACCGATTCGGTGAACTCGATGGCGGGGAACCTCACCGAACAAGTGCGAAACATTGCGGAAGTGGCAACTGCGATCGCAAATGGCGACTTATCCAAGAAAATTACCGTCCAAGTTAAAGGCGAAATTTTAGAGCTGAAAAACACGATCAATATCATGGTGGATCAGCTTTCGTCCTTTGCCTCGGAGGTGACGCGGGTGGCGCGAGAGGTGGGTTCGGAAGGGAAACTCGGCGTGCAAGCAGATGTACGAGGGGTTGCTGGAACCTGGAAGGATCTCACCGATTCGGTGAACTTCATGGCAGGAAGTTTGACTGCACAGGTGCGAAACATTGCCGCCGTGACGACGGCGGTGGCGAATGGCGACTTATCTAAGAAAATTACCGTCGATGTTAAAGGCGAGATTTTAGAGCTGAAAAACACCGTCAACACGATGGTGGATCAGCTCAACTCCTTTGCCTCGGAGGTGACGCGGGTAGCGCGAGAGGTGGGTACGGAAGGGAAACTCGGCGTACAAGCGGAGGTGCGAGGGGTTGCCGGAACCTGGAAGGATCTCACCGATTCGGTGAACTTCATGGCGGGAAGCTTGACCGCGCAGGTGCGAAACATCGCGGAAGTGACGACGGCGGTGGCGAACGGCGACTTATCTAAGAAAATTACCGTCGATGTTAAAGGGGAAATTTTAGAGCTGAAGAACACGATCAACACGATGGTGGATCAGCTCAACTCCTTCGCCTCGGAGGTAACGCGGGTAGCGCGAGAGGTGGGAACGGAAGGAAAACTCGGCGTACAAGCGTATGTCCGAGGGGTTGCCGGAACCTGGAAAGATTTGACCGATAACGTCAACTTGATGGCGGGGAATCTAACGGCGCAGGTGCGGAACATCGCGGAAGTGACGAAGGCGGTAGCAAATGGCGACCTTTCTAAGAAAATTACGGTTGATGTCAAAGGCGAGATTTTGGATCTCAAAGACACGATCAACGTGATGGTGGATCAGCTTTCCTCCTTCGCCTCAGAAGTAACGCGGGTGGCGCGAGAGGTGGGAACTGAAGGGAAATTGGGCGGTCAAGCGGAGGTGCGCGGCGTTGCCGGAACCTGGAAAGATTTGACCGACAACGTGAACTCAATGGCGGGGAACTTAACCGCGCAAGTGCGAGGCATCGCCAAAGTGGTAACGGCAGTTGCCAATGGGGACTTGAAGCGAAAACTAATGCTGGAGGCGAAGGGAGAAATTGAAACCTTAGCCGATACGATCAACGAGATGATCGACACCCTGGCAACCTTTGCCGATCAAGTTACGACAGTGGCGCGAGAGGTCGGAATTGAAGGGAAGCTGGGGGGACAGGCGAAGGTGCCTGGAGCTGCCGGAACCTGGAGAGCGCTGACCGACAACGTGAACGAACTGGCGGCGAATTTAACCACGCAGGTACGAGCGATCGCCGAAGTTGCGATCGCTGTAACCAGAGGCGACCTCACCCGGTCGATTTCCGTCGCCGCACAAGGTGAAGTCGCCATCCTCAAAGACAACATCAACCAGATGATTGCCAATCTGCGGGAAACAACGCAGAAAAATACCGAGCAAGACTGGTTGAAAACCAACCTCGCCAAATTTACCCGGATGCTTCAGGGACAGCGAGATTTGGAGACCGTCTCCAAACTCATTCTCTCGGAACTCGCTCCTCTGGTTTCCGCGCAACACGGTGTGTTTTACCTGATGGAAAGTGGCGAGCAACATCAGGCATTCTTGAAACTCCTGAGTACCTATGCCTACCGCGAGCGCAAGCATCTCGCCAATCACTTCCATTTAGGAGAAGGCTTGGTGGGACAATGCGCCCTGGAAAAAGAACGGATTCTGCTCAGCGAGGTGCCGGACAACTATATCAAGATCAGCTCTGGCTTAGGGGAATCGACTCCGCTGAATGTTGTTGTGTTGCCCGTCCTCTTTGAAGGACAAGTGACCGCAGTGATTGAACTGGCTTCTTTCCGACGATTTAGCGAGATTCACCTCACTTTCTTCGATCAACTCACCGAAAGCATTGCCATCGTTCTGAATACGATCGCGGCTTCGATGCGTACCGAAGAATTGCTCAAGCAATCCACCGCCCTAGCAGAAGAACTCCAAACCCAGCAAAAAGAACTCACAGAAACGAATAAGCGACTGGAACAACAAGCCAAATCACTCCAGGCATCCGAGGAACTGCTCAAGAATCAACAAGAACAGTTGCAGCAAACCAACGAAGAACTGGAAGAGCGATCGCGCTTACTCGCGATGCAAAACCGCGAAGTCGAGCGCAAGAATCGAGAAATCGAACAGGCAAGACAGTCGGTGGAGGAAAAAGCCGAGCAACTGGCACTCACCTCGAAGTACAAGTCGGAATTCTTGGCGAATATGTCCCACGAATTGCGGACGCCGCTAAATAGCTTGTTGATTTTGGCTCGTCTACTTTCTGATAATCCAGAGGGGAACCTGACGCCGAAGCAAGTCGAATACACCCGCACCATTCATTCCGCAGGCACCGATCTGTTGGGACTGATTAACGACATCTTGGATCTGGCAAAAATTGAATCGGGAACGATGTCGGTTGACATCGATCAGATGTTATTTACCGATTTGCGGAGCCAGATGGAGCGAACGTTCCAGCAAGTGGCGCACGACAAAGGACTCGCCTTTACTGTGGAATCCGACGAAAGACTGCCCAAGGGAATGTATACCGACTCGAAACGGTTACAACAAGTCCTGAAGAATCTGCTCTCGAATGCCTTTAAATTTACGGATCAGGGTGCAGTCCGATTACGAGTCGAGCTGGCGACAGGCGGCTGGAGTTCCGAACAGGGGAGTTTAAATCGCGCCCAGACCGTCATTGCTTTTGCCGTCAGCGACACAGGGATTGGGATTGCACCAGATAAGCAGAGAATTATTTTTGAGGCTTTTCAGCAGGCGGATGGAACAACCAGCCGCAAATACGGCGGCACGGGTTTGGGCTTGTCAATCAGTCGAGAAATTGCCCGACTACTGGGCGGAGAAATTCGTCTGGTGAGCAGTCCGGGACAGGGAAGCACGTTTACCCTCTATTTGCCGCAAGCTTATCAAGATGGGGCAGCAGGAATAAGTCCGGAAGTGCGAAGTATCCTTCCAGGAGCGCGGAGTCCCGTCGCCCCCAGTACCCTCGCACCCAGTATCCCTCAGACCCTTGATGTTCGACCGGCGATTCCATCGGCAACTCTACCAGCAACTCCACCAGCAACTCCACCAGCAACTCCACCGGCGAATCGAAACGACGGCGTTCGTTCCTCCAGTCTCGGAGAGGCAAGTGTCGCCGCGAGTCCCTACCCGCGTTCTGCACACATGGCTGACATTAGCGATGACCGGGACGATATTCAAGCGGGCGATCGCGTGTTGCTAATTGTGGAGGACGATATCAATTTTGCCCGGATCTTGTTGGATATGGCACGACAACAAGGCTTCAAAGGGCTGGTGGCGTTGCGAAGCGATACAGCTCTGGCAATGGTGCGAGAATATCAGCCGGATGCGATTACGCTAGATATTCGGTTGCCGGTGATGGATGGCTGGACGGTGTTAGACCGTTTGAAGCACGACCCAGGCACTCGTCACATCCCCGTGCATATCATCTCCGTCGAAGAAGTCCAGCAGCGCAGCTTGCAACAAGGAGCGATCGCTTATCTACAAAAACCTGTCAGCAGCGAAGCCTTAGCGCAGGCGCTATCTGACATTAAGGGATTTGTCGAGCGCCCCGTGAAGAACTTGCTGGTCGTAGAAGATGATGAAACTCAACGCCACAGCATTGTCGAGCTAATCGGTAATAGCGACGTGCAGACGACGGCTGTAGGCACTGGGACAGAGGCACTCGAAGAGCTGAGAACCGGGCACTATGATTGCCTGGTACTAGATTTGGGACTGCCGGATATGACTGGATTTGAGTTGATGGAGCAAATCAAACAGGAGCCTAGCCTGACAACACTCCCGATTATTGTTTATACCGGCAGGGAATTAACCAAGCAACAAGAAACCGAACTCAAGCGCATTGCCGAGACGATTATCATCAAAGACGTGCGATCGCCAGAACGTCTTCTGGATGAAACCGCCTTGTTCCTTCACCGAGTGCAGGCAAATTTACCCCGCCCGAAACAACAAATTCTGGAACAATTGCATCAAACCGATCCGGTTCTGACTGGCAAGAAAGTTTTGATTGTTGATGACGATGTGCGGAATATCTTTGCCCTCACCAGTATGCTGGAACTCCATCAAATGGAAGTGTTGTATGCCGAAAATGGCAGAGATGGCATTGCGAAGTTGCAAGAACGCCCCGACATTGATATTGTCCTGATGGACGTGATGATGCCGGAAATGGACGGTTACGAAACCATGCAAGCCATTCGCCAACTCGATTCATTCGCAACACTACCGATGATCGCTCTCACCGCCAAAGCCATGAAAGGCGATCGCGAAAAGTGTATTGAAGCGGGTGCGTCCGACTACATCACCAAACCTGTAGATACCGAGCAATTGCTCTCCCTGCTTCGCGTCTGGCTCTATCGATAA
- a CDS encoding protein-glutamate O-methyltransferase CheR, whose translation MNTPKNSSELEDIEIQLLLEGVYRYYGFDFRNYAPASLKRRIWNAIRAEHLSSVSALQERVLHDANAMERFLLGLSVNVTAMFRDPTFYLTFRNKVVPLLRTYPFIRIWCAGCSTGEEVYSIAILLQEEELYHRCRIYATDMNEMVLRKAKSGIFPLHLMQEYTQHYLKAGGIKSFSEYYTAAYDSAIFRASLKENIIFSQHNLAIDGSFNEFNVILCRNVLIYFNPFLQERVHNLLYDSLCRFGILGLGRQESLKTTLYEKHYEELENHEKIYRKLA comes from the coding sequence ATGAACACGCCCAAAAATAGCAGCGAACTTGAAGATATTGAAATTCAGTTGCTATTGGAGGGCGTGTATCGTTACTACGGATTTGATTTCCGAAATTATGCTCCCGCTTCACTCAAGCGCCGCATCTGGAATGCGATTCGTGCGGAGCATTTAAGCAGTGTATCCGCGCTTCAGGAAAGAGTCCTCCACGATGCAAACGCGATGGAGCGATTTCTGCTCGGTCTCTCCGTCAACGTGACCGCCATGTTCCGCGATCCGACCTTTTATTTAACATTTAGAAATAAAGTTGTTCCCTTATTGCGAACATATCCATTTATTCGGATCTGGTGTGCAGGTTGTTCAACTGGAGAGGAAGTTTATTCAATCGCAATTTTGTTGCAAGAAGAAGAGCTTTATCACCGTTGCCGCATCTATGCAACTGACATGAATGAGATGGTATTAAGAAAAGCCAAAAGTGGCATTTTTCCCCTCCATTTAATGCAGGAATATACTCAGCATTATCTCAAAGCAGGCGGGATTAAGTCTTTTTCGGAGTATTATACCGCTGCTTATGATAGCGCTATTTTTCGGGCGTCACTCAAAGAAAACATTATTTTTTCTCAACATAATCTAGCGATTGATGGTTCTTTTAATGAATTTAATGTCATCTTATGTCGCAACGTCCTAATCTATTTCAATCCATTTCTTCAGGAACGGGTTCACAATCTTTTGTACGATAGCCTTTGTAGATTTGGGATTCTAGGATTAGGTCGTCAGGAATCCCTGAAAACCACTCTATACGAAAAACACTATGAGGAGTTAGAAAATCATGAAAAGATTTACCGGAAATTGGCTTAA